One genomic segment of Bacteroides caccae includes these proteins:
- a CDS encoding HelD family protein, which translates to MVFNQTEKQERSYLQQIIVRLKQIISHTNVSVKDHVDTLAEYKDYLWNNKDIDPHEIRSMRESILNHFAIGESVIDKRRRLAKIVDIPYFGRIDFQEKSENRPIIPVYIGIHTFHDTESRTTVIYDWRAPISSMFYDYELGEASYQSPSGEIKGDISLKRQYRIRAGKMEFMIENALTVHDDILQKELSSNADDKMKNIVATIQREQNLIIRNEEARTLIIQGVAGSGKTSIALHRIAYLLYAFQGNISSKDILIVSPNKVFADYISNVLPELGEETVPEMSMEQILSEVLNHKYKYLSFFEQVNEVLTKPTPDFIERIEYKSSFDFIASLDRFILHIENHYFRAEDVKLTKHITVPAEFIEEQFHRFNRYPMRQRFEAMTDYILDMMKVQYAFTVTTAERNFLKKEIKRMFAGNNDLQVYKDFFAWMDKPELFKMRKNRTLEYADLAPLAYLHIALEGGTKNYVKHLLVDEMQDYSPIQYKVTQKLFPCRKTVLGDTSQSVNPYGSSTADMIQKALVTGEVMKLCKSYRSTCEITDFAQKIRTNTDLEPVARHGEKPKVLQFNNEKEELSAIKDLIVTFQASAYKSLGIVCKTESQACEMADKLQIPDIHFLSNQSSAFVQGIVITSAHMAKGLEFDEVIIPQTDDKNYHSEIDRSMLYVAVTRAMHRLTLTYSGTKHTLFI; encoded by the coding sequence ATGGTATTCAATCAAACAGAGAAGCAAGAAAGAAGCTATTTGCAGCAAATAATCGTCCGGCTGAAGCAGATAATCAGCCATACCAATGTATCCGTGAAAGACCATGTAGATACATTGGCAGAGTACAAAGACTACCTTTGGAATAATAAAGATATTGATCCGCATGAGATACGCTCCATGCGTGAAAGCATCCTGAATCATTTTGCCATAGGCGAAAGTGTAATTGACAAACGCCGACGGCTTGCCAAAATAGTGGATATTCCCTACTTCGGACGAATCGACTTTCAAGAGAAGAGCGAGAACCGTCCGATAATCCCTGTTTATATCGGCATTCATACCTTTCATGATACTGAAAGCCGGACAACCGTAATTTACGATTGGCGGGCACCTATTTCAAGTATGTTCTACGATTACGAATTGGGTGAAGCATCTTATCAATCCCCATCGGGAGAGATAAAAGGGGATATTTCATTGAAACGGCAATACCGGATTCGGGCTGGAAAGATGGAATTCATGATCGAAAATGCGCTGACCGTCCACGATGATATTCTGCAAAAGGAACTAAGTTCTAATGCAGATGATAAAATGAAGAACATCGTTGCCACCATCCAGCGAGAACAAAACCTAATTATCCGTAATGAGGAAGCCCGAACGCTCATCATTCAGGGTGTAGCAGGTTCGGGCAAAACTTCTATTGCCCTACACCGCATCGCCTATTTGCTGTATGCTTTTCAGGGTAATATCTCTTCAAAAGACATATTGATCGTTTCTCCGAACAAGGTGTTTGCCGATTACATCTCTAACGTCCTGCCCGAACTGGGAGAAGAAACCGTACCCGAAATGAGCATGGAGCAGATACTTTCCGAAGTACTGAATCACAAATATAAATACCTTAGCTTTTTCGAGCAAGTGAATGAAGTGCTGACAAAACCAACACCGGACTTTATTGAACGAATCGAATATAAATCATCTTTCGACTTCATCGCCAGTCTGGATCGCTTTATTTTGCACATCGAAAACCACTACTTTAGAGCAGAGGATGTGAAGCTAACCAAGCATATCACCGTCCCGGCTGAATTTATCGAAGAGCAATTCCACCGTTTCAACCGCTACCCCATGCGCCAGCGGTTTGAGGCAATGACGGATTATATTCTCGATATGATGAAAGTACAATACGCTTTCACTGTGACGACTGCCGAACGGAATTTCCTTAAGAAAGAGATTAAGCGAATGTTTGCCGGAAACAATGATCTGCAAGTCTATAAAGATTTCTTCGCATGGATGGATAAGCCGGAACTGTTTAAAATGCGGAAGAACCGCACACTTGAATATGCCGACTTAGCACCATTGGCGTATCTGCATATCGCTTTGGAAGGTGGTACAAAGAACTATGTTAAACATTTGCTGGTAGATGAAATGCAAGATTATTCTCCAATCCAGTATAAGGTAACACAAAAGCTATTCCCTTGTCGGAAAACGGTATTGGGTGATACCAGCCAGTCGGTCAATCCTTATGGCTCGTCTACTGCGGATATGATTCAGAAAGCTCTTGTCACAGGCGAGGTGATGAAGCTGTGCAAGAGCTACCGTTCTACTTGCGAGATCACTGATTTTGCACAGAAAATACGGACAAATACCGATCTTGAACCAGTCGCACGGCATGGAGAGAAACCGAAAGTATTACAATTTAATAATGAGAAAGAAGAACTATCTGCTATTAAAGATTTAATAGTTACCTTTCAGGCATCCGCCTACAAATCGCTGGGGATTGTCTGCAAAACCGAATCGCAAGCCTGTGAGATGGCAGATAAATTGCAAATTCCTGATATTCATTTCCTATCGAACCAAAGTTCGGCTTTTGTGCAGGGTATTGTTATCACCTCTGCACACATGGCAAAGGGTTTGGAATTTGATGAGGTAATTATTCCACAGACAGACGATAAGAATTATCATTCAGAGATCGACCGGAGTATGCTATATGTGGCGGTCACGAGGGCAATGCACCGTTTAACACTGACATATAGCGGAACAAAACACACGCTATTCATCTAA
- a CDS encoding TIGR04076 family protein: MKKIRITAIRRVQHSDLSAMYENPIEHTCDIEQGTTFISVDGQKPEELCESAWGSMSYFVTELANGGGNFYDGWMKNPHSAMISCNDGFRPVSFYIEVIE, from the coding sequence ATGAAAAAGATTAGAATAACAGCTATAAGAAGGGTGCAGCATAGTGATTTGTCGGCTATGTACGAAAATCCGATTGAACACACTTGTGATATTGAACAAGGTACGACCTTTATTTCAGTTGATGGGCAGAAACCGGAAGAACTGTGTGAAAGCGCATGGGGTTCAATGAGCTATTTTGTTACGGAATTAGCCAATGGAGGCGGTAACTTCTATGATGGCTGGATGAAAAATCCGCACTCAGCAATGATTTCGTGTAACGATGGTTTTCGTCCTGTTAGTTTTTATATTGAAGTGATTGAATAA
- a CDS encoding LuxR C-terminal-related transcriptional regulator — protein sequence MTTNKITPEELWARQQISPLDVDYDLWYERRASIQTFSQMSQSCIFTVDVFKERYDFASDNFATIFGYNPTWIKTIRKQGDLLEERIHSDDRAQLIEHQIEHGQFIYSLPQEQRNDYQQIFQIRMLNARQEYVNVISRHQVIQKDKNGKAWMIMGVMDIAPDQTPMERIKRTVINRKTGEILALAVVPADQQLTKREKEILLLIRQGFLSKEIASKLNLSIYTVNNHRKNILAKLNVDNVIEAINRAESFGILY from the coding sequence ATGACTACCAATAAGATAACTCCCGAAGAATTATGGGCAAGACAGCAGATCAGCCCGCTGGATGTGGACTATGATTTGTGGTATGAACGCAGAGCATCTATACAGACATTCTCACAAATGAGCCAAAGTTGTATCTTTACGGTAGATGTTTTCAAAGAGCGATACGATTTTGCATCCGATAATTTTGCTACTATCTTCGGATATAACCCTACATGGATAAAGACGATTCGGAAGCAGGGGGATTTATTGGAGGAACGGATTCACTCGGACGACCGGGCGCAACTCATCGAACACCAGATTGAACACGGGCAGTTCATCTATTCACTTCCGCAAGAACAACGAAATGATTATCAGCAGATATTCCAGATTCGTATGTTGAATGCCCGGCAGGAATATGTGAATGTAATCAGTCGCCACCAAGTGATTCAGAAAGACAAGAACGGAAAGGCATGGATGATTATGGGAGTGATGGATATTGCGCCTGACCAAACACCTATGGAGCGAATCAAGCGGACAGTTATTAATCGGAAAACGGGTGAGATACTTGCATTGGCAGTTGTTCCGGCAGACCAACAATTAACCAAGCGGGAAAAGGAAATACTCTTATTAATCCGACAGGGCTTTTTGAGCAAGGAGATTGCATCTAAACTGAACCTTAGTATTTACACGGTGAACAATCACCGCAAGAATATATTGGCAAAACTGAATGTCGATAATGTGATCGAAGCCATCAACCGGGCAGAAAGTTTCGGTATTCTCTATTAA
- a CDS encoding helix-turn-helix domain-containing protein, translating into MEVVTIEKRTFSYVCERFTEFAKRIESLCSTHTQKVENWLDSQEVCLLLGFSKRTLQYYRSSGQLAYSQIGSKIYYKSSDIERIIADSETQSQSPKQTMPYEKN; encoded by the coding sequence ATGGAAGTAGTAACCATTGAAAAGAGAACCTTTTCGTATGTCTGCGAACGGTTCACCGAGTTTGCCAAACGAATAGAAAGTTTGTGCAGCACTCATACCCAGAAAGTAGAAAACTGGCTGGATAGTCAAGAAGTGTGCCTGTTGTTAGGTTTTAGCAAACGAACACTGCAATATTACCGAAGCAGTGGACAGCTGGCTTATTCTCAAATCGGGAGCAAGATTTATTATAAGTCTTCCGATATTGAAAGAATTATTGCGGACAGTGAAACACAAAGTCAATCACCCAAACAAACCATGCCTTATGAAAAGAACTAA
- a CDS encoding DUF3876 domain-containing protein, which produces MKRTKEDYPSFNLFSIVGTWESVNLNPTIIIYRSDKEYLLSIIYVSETTKQASPATYEIQQDGSQYFIATASKRLYVDYDSTKDVLSISSLGDYLRN; this is translated from the coding sequence ATGAAAAGAACTAAAGAAGATTACCCGTCCTTCAACCTGTTTTCTATTGTCGGCACATGGGAAAGCGTTAATCTGAATCCTACGATAATCATTTATCGGAGCGATAAAGAGTACCTTCTTTCTATTATATATGTATCGGAAACCACTAAACAGGCTTCGCCCGCTACTTATGAGATACAGCAAGATGGTAGCCAGTATTTTATTGCCACTGCATCCAAACGGCTCTATGTAGATTATGATTCAACAAAAGATGTACTTAGCATTTCATCGTTGGGTGACTATCTGCGCAACTAG
- a CDS encoding helix-turn-helix domain-containing protein, with translation MELINKDTPQVKEFISSLDSMLNGIESIVKHYKPHLNGERFLSNNEVSKKLNVSLRTLQEWRDTGLIPFIQIKGKIIYRQSDIDKLLQKHYFESWKE, from the coding sequence ATGGAACTAATAAATAAAGATACTCCACAAGTCAAAGAATTTATTTCTTCGCTTGATTCGATGCTGAACGGCATTGAATCTATAGTCAAGCATTACAAGCCCCACCTGAACGGGGAACGCTTTCTTTCTAATAATGAGGTTTCCAAGAAACTGAATGTCAGTTTGCGAACCTTGCAAGAGTGGCGAGATACAGGACTAATCCCCTTTATCCAAATAAAAGGTAAAATCATCTATCGCCAAAGCGATATTGATAAGCTGCTCCAAAAGCACTACTTTGAAAGCTGGAAAGAATAA
- a CDS encoding GNAT family N-acetyltransferase — protein MKFVIESGTTADIDELEKLYDDLNDYLSATTNYPGWIKGIYPIREDAVAGIENNTLFVVRHDGKIAGSIILDHHPDEAYNNVRWKIEADYSRIFVIRTFVVHPSFLKMGIGRVLMDYSFELAQQSGIKSIRLDVYENNLPAISLYEKCGFEYIDTVDLGFGNYGLDWFKLYEKLV, from the coding sequence ATGAAGTTTGTAATAGAATCCGGTACGACTGCCGATATTGACGAATTAGAAAAGTTATATGATGATCTGAATGATTATCTATCAGCTACCACCAATTATCCCGGATGGATAAAAGGCATTTATCCTATCCGTGAAGATGCAGTTGCTGGCATAGAAAATAATACTCTTTTTGTTGTCAGGCATGATGGAAAGATAGCTGGCTCTATTATCTTAGACCATCATCCCGATGAAGCCTATAATAATGTAAGGTGGAAAATAGAAGCTGACTACAGTCGTATTTTTGTGATACGTACTTTTGTGGTGCATCCCTCATTCTTAAAAATGGGTATCGGTCGTGTTTTGATGGATTATTCGTTTGAACTGGCTCAACAATCAGGTATAAAATCCATCCGTTTGGATGTGTATGAAAATAATCTTCCGGCAATCTCCCTCTATGAGAAATGCGGTTTTGAATACATTGATACCGTAGATTTAGGCTTTGGCAACTACGGGCTGGATTGGTTCAAACTGTACGAGAAACTCGTTTAA
- a CDS encoding site-specific integrase, which yields MKTEMKVLLYIKRNGQDKDGFSPLMGRISIKGKANSIAQFACKFKINVRLWNATAQRCTGKSKVATMANREIERVLLLLQKRFNELSDMQDVVTAEEVRNVFQGQAETQDTIMKLYAEHNSDYALRVGVNRAASTFYQYRNTCRILGEFLKERYHVSDMPVKQLDENFIEAFDMYMRTTRRFMPRTILGHINRLKSVMMLAVFRGIIPFSPFKGYAPQKPVFKQMYLTEDELDRFANTTYDTPNRNFTRDMFLFSCWTGICYCDMRSLTAANLVRADDGSLWIHTERQKTGTPECVRLMEIPLKIVEKYKGMDSNGKLLPMLTKESMNRHLKKMSVMCGINRPISFHQARHTFGSIICLSQGIPIETVSKIMGHRHITTTQRYAKVTQDKIDRDVDCLNGIISGRFSLSDIDTAPSPILKDYSQRRVNPSMKQREYITKIMEG from the coding sequence ATGAAAACAGAAATGAAAGTGCTGCTCTACATCAAGCGCAACGGACAGGACAAGGACGGCTTTTCTCCACTCATGGGCAGAATATCCATCAAGGGAAAGGCCAATTCCATCGCACAATTTGCGTGCAAGTTCAAAATCAATGTGCGGTTGTGGAACGCCACAGCCCAACGCTGCACGGGCAAAAGCAAGGTGGCGACAATGGCAAACAGGGAGATTGAACGGGTACTGCTATTGTTGCAAAAGCGGTTCAACGAGCTTTCCGACATGCAGGATGTCGTGACAGCAGAGGAAGTCAGAAACGTGTTTCAAGGTCAGGCTGAAACACAGGATACCATCATGAAGCTCTATGCGGAGCATAACAGCGACTATGCCCTGCGTGTAGGGGTGAACAGGGCGGCAAGCACGTTCTACCAGTACCGGAACACCTGCCGGATACTCGGTGAGTTCCTGAAAGAGAGATACCATGTGTCGGATATGCCTGTCAAGCAGCTGGATGAAAACTTTATCGAAGCGTTTGATATGTATATGCGCACGACAAGGCGTTTCATGCCCAGAACCATCCTCGGACATATCAACCGCCTGAAAAGCGTGATGATGCTTGCCGTGTTCCGTGGCATCATCCCTTTCAGCCCGTTCAAAGGCTATGCCCCGCAGAAACCTGTTTTCAAACAGATGTACCTGACGGAAGACGAGCTTGACAGGTTTGCGAACACTACCTATGACACTCCCAACCGTAATTTCACGAGGGACATGTTCCTGTTCTCGTGCTGGACGGGTATCTGCTATTGTGACATGAGGAGTCTGACAGCCGCCAATCTGGTGAGGGCGGATGACGGAAGCCTATGGATTCACACGGAAAGGCAAAAGACAGGCACACCCGAATGTGTGCGGCTGATGGAGATACCGTTGAAAATCGTCGAAAAGTACAAGGGTATGGACAGCAACGGAAAACTGCTTCCGATGCTGACCAAAGAGAGCATGAACAGGCATCTGAAAAAGATGTCCGTGATGTGCGGCATCAACCGTCCGATCTCATTCCATCAGGCCCGGCATACCTTCGGAAGTATAATTTGTTTGTCACAGGGAATTCCGATAGAAACCGTCAGCAAAATCATGGGGCATCGGCATATCACTACCACACAGCGGTATGCGAAAGTCACGCAGGATAAAATTGATAGGGACGTGGATTGCCTGAATGGTATTATCAGCGGCAGGTTCTCCTTGTCGGACATTGACACCGCCCCGTCACCGATTCTGAAAGATTACAGCCAACGGAGAGTCAATCCGAGTATGAAGCAAAGGGAGTATATAACCAAAATAATGGAAGGGTAA
- a CDS encoding site-specific integrase has translation MRSTFKLLFYINRQKVKKNGRCPVMGHVTLDGKVSQYSTGLEIEPDLWDAKKGKAFADGRKTGNITGEKRNELNRLNSLLEALEEKAKSAYKKNVDSYGFVSAEIIKNAVTGKSDVKETLLSLFDEHNEEYAKRVGIDRTRHSYVRYLTTRKHISNFLKFKYDLEDIPLRSLTMKFMTDFTFYFSTVLQLKVSAYNDYLILLHKMTRLALKKHILKRDPFAGHKIEKVPVNHRHLNREQFEKLLNARLPTYRLCHTRDLFVFSVFTGIGRADLANLTEDNIITKEDGSKWIHIARQKTKAECHIKLLDIPLRIIEKYKGEGKDGRLFYVPQTCNLCRSLKIIAEQCNLGCHLTFYQARHSFATLICLSNGVPIETISKMMGHYSIRTTQIYAEITNHKVSRDLETLSENTKGKYALPDDGMPSRVFKCGNYSGWKKKCESSDRTKMK, from the coding sequence ATGCGAAGCACATTCAAACTGTTGTTCTACATCAACCGTCAGAAAGTAAAGAAAAACGGCAGATGCCCGGTTATGGGACATGTCACCCTTGACGGGAAGGTGAGCCAGTATTCCACCGGACTGGAAATTGAACCTGACTTATGGGATGCAAAGAAGGGAAAGGCATTCGCGGACGGACGCAAGACCGGAAACATCACCGGCGAAAAAAGAAACGAGTTGAACAGGCTGAACTCATTGTTGGAGGCATTGGAGGAAAAAGCGAAGTCCGCTTACAAAAAGAACGTGGATTCTTACGGCTTCGTCTCGGCTGAAATCATCAAGAATGCCGTCACGGGAAAATCAGACGTCAAGGAAACGCTGCTTTCCTTGTTTGACGAGCATAACGAGGAATATGCCAAACGTGTGGGCATTGACCGGACAAGGCATTCCTACGTCCGTTATCTTACCACTCGCAAGCATATATCCAACTTTTTGAAATTCAAGTATGATTTGGAGGATATTCCGTTACGCTCGCTGACGATGAAGTTCATGACCGACTTCACATTCTATTTCTCGACCGTATTGCAGTTGAAGGTTTCTGCCTACAATGACTATCTTATCCTGCTGCACAAGATGACCCGGCTGGCGTTGAAGAAACATATATTGAAACGTGACCCGTTTGCCGGACATAAGATTGAGAAAGTGCCGGTAAACCACCGCCACCTGAACAGGGAACAGTTTGAAAAGCTGCTCAATGCCCGACTGCCGACTTACCGCTTATGCCATACCCGTGACCTGTTTGTCTTTTCGGTGTTCACGGGCATCGGCAGGGCTGATCTGGCAAACCTGACAGAAGACAATATCATCACGAAAGAAGACGGTTCCAAATGGATTCACATTGCACGGCAGAAGACCAAGGCGGAGTGCCATATCAAACTTCTTGACATACCCCTTCGCATTATCGAAAAATACAAAGGGGAAGGTAAGGACGGAAGATTGTTTTACGTTCCGCAGACCTGCAATCTGTGCCGCAGCCTTAAAATCATAGCCGAACAGTGCAATCTGGGATGCCATTTGACATTCTATCAGGCGAGGCACAGTTTCGCGACCCTTATCTGCCTGAGCAACGGTGTTCCGATAGAGACCATCAGTAAGATGATGGGGCATTATTCCATACGCACCACCCAGATATATGCCGAAATAACCAACCACAAAGTGAGCAGGGATTTGGAAACCCTGTCTGAGAATACCAAGGGCAAATATGCGTTGCCCGATGACGGTATGCCGTCGAGAGTGTTCAAATGTGGAAATTACAGCGGTTGGAAAAAGAAATGTGAATCAAGTGATAGAACTAAAATGAAGTGA
- a CDS encoding helix-turn-helix domain-containing protein: MNELINKDSEWIIHFMGSLDRLLDGFEHLTANYRPTLGGERFFTDKEVSARLKVSRRTLQDYRNEGRIAYIQLGGKILYRESDIERMLADGYRSAYRLTGT, encoded by the coding sequence ATGAATGAACTGATTAACAAGGACAGCGAGTGGATAATCCACTTCATGGGCAGTCTTGACCGTCTGCTTGACGGCTTCGAGCATCTGACCGCCAATTACCGCCCGACATTGGGCGGTGAACGTTTCTTCACCGACAAGGAGGTGTCGGCACGGCTGAAAGTGAGCCGCCGGACACTTCAGGACTACCGGAACGAAGGGCGCATAGCCTATATCCAGTTGGGCGGTAAAATCCTCTACCGTGAATCCGACATCGAAAGGATGCTTGCTGACGGCTACCGCTCTGCCTATCGGCTGACAGGTACATGA
- a CDS encoding helix-turn-helix domain-containing protein, with amino-acid sequence MEIVSIERKTFEAMVTTFDRFVSRMDAICRRHGEKTMSEWMDNQDVCRMLNISPRTLQTLRNNGTLAYSQINHKTYYRPEDVQRIVSVVEDRRKEAKFKGRTI; translated from the coding sequence ATGGAAATCGTATCAATCGAAAGAAAGACTTTTGAGGCGATGGTCACCACGTTCGACCGTTTCGTCAGCCGCATGGATGCAATCTGCCGGCGGCATGGAGAAAAGACAATGAGCGAGTGGATGGACAATCAGGACGTGTGCCGGATGCTCAATATCAGTCCCCGCACGTTACAGACCCTGCGGAATAACGGCACGCTGGCTTACTCGCAGATAAACCACAAGACGTATTACCGTCCAGAAGATGTGCAACGTATAGTCTCCGTTGTGGAGGACAGGCGAAAAGAAGCAAAATTCAAAGGCAGGACTATTTAA
- a CDS encoding MFS transporter — translation MSKHPIIANRTAFLVIGCLEAAWAPLVPYVKRAFSLDEASLGLLMLCTGLGSIIALPLSSWLCVRFGAKRVVYFSGFLMAFSLLTISLLANFTLTAIMLLVFGGCTITIDVAANVNGVAVEGQTGKHLMSGFHGGYSLGTLIGAGVMSSLFAFGIIPMWSVVIFMILVLAAMMAGCRDLLSSKVLKSNDHPKQDVNKKFYIPPMVIVVGLLCFIMYASEGAVMGWSAIFVSQERGIDMSVAGFFYTAFAIAMTIMRLCGDKIVDRFGRRTVISGGALLISAGFLIVVSIDSAIASVAGFAMVGCGAANVVPQLVSFAAHIKGMAVHNIISFINALGYSGILLGPVIIGFIGKRYGLHVSFIGIAVFALIVAIISSIILRSKQITLQVDLQNERETCSL, via the coding sequence ATGAGTAAACATCCAATTATCGCAAATCGCACCGCTTTTCTCGTCATAGGTTGTCTTGAGGCTGCATGGGCACCTCTTGTACCGTATGTTAAACGTGCATTTAGTTTGGACGAAGCTTCCTTAGGACTTCTGATGCTTTGTACCGGGTTGGGTTCAATAATAGCACTTCCTTTATCAAGTTGGCTATGTGTGAGATTTGGCGCAAAACGAGTAGTTTATTTCTCCGGATTTTTAATGGCTTTTTCTCTATTGACGATAAGCCTATTGGCTAACTTCACCCTGACGGCTATAATGTTATTGGTATTCGGCGGTTGTACTATCACCATCGATGTTGCTGCTAATGTGAATGGTGTTGCAGTTGAAGGTCAGACAGGAAAACATCTGATGTCAGGATTTCATGGGGGTTATTCACTTGGTACGCTCATCGGTGCCGGTGTGATGAGTTCTCTTTTCGCATTCGGAATAATCCCTATGTGGTCGGTCGTAATATTTATGATATTGGTATTGGCTGCGATGATGGCCGGATGCCGTGACCTTCTATCCTCAAAGGTACTTAAAAGCAACGACCATCCGAAACAGGATGTGAATAAGAAATTTTATATTCCACCTATGGTGATAGTGGTCGGTTTGTTATGTTTTATCATGTATGCGTCGGAAGGTGCTGTAATGGGGTGGTCAGCAATTTTTGTTAGTCAAGAGCGTGGCATTGACATGTCCGTGGCCGGATTTTTCTATACCGCTTTTGCCATAGCAATGACTATTATGAGACTTTGCGGCGACAAGATCGTCGATCGATTTGGACGAAGGACTGTGATTAGCGGAGGGGCATTACTTATTTCCGCTGGTTTCCTGATTGTGGTATCAATTGATAGTGCGATCGCTTCTGTAGCTGGTTTTGCTATGGTCGGTTGTGGTGCGGCCAATGTAGTTCCTCAATTAGTATCTTTTGCGGCCCACATAAAAGGGATGGCAGTACACAACATCATTAGTTTTATTAATGCTCTTGGATATTCCGGTATACTTCTTGGTCCGGTTATAATCGGATTCATAGGAAAACGCTACGGTTTGCATGTGTCATTTATAGGTATTGCCGTGTTTGCTTTGATTGTTGCTATAATTTCATCTATAATATTAAGAAGCAAACAGATTACACTGCAAGTAGATTTGCAAAACGAAAGAGAAACTTGTTCGCTGTAA
- a CDS encoding DUF1349 domain-containing protein, with protein MKKLVFIAIIASLAMAGCTQKEPEKKAGNSDKKATTENVELATCDINVGGIRFTKSKNGGENGITLLGDTLKFVAGPQTDYFRSPDGSVVNNSAVIFTEVDNTKPFTFTAKVQPEFTETGTYSAGVIYAYENDTHCQKLCFEQDEYGDHRVVSVRTLGTSDDNNHQAITAPYVYMRLSSDGTTLGSYFSEDGKIWRMARLYKNDFPEKLLIGISSQSPKDNEHTCLFTEVSLTDKPVADFRKGNIAE; from the coding sequence ATGAAAAAATTAGTATTTATCGCAATCATTGCAAGTCTTGCAATGGCTGGATGCACCCAGAAAGAACCAGAGAAAAAAGCGGGAAATTCTGACAAGAAAGCTACAACAGAAAACGTTGAACTCGCCACATGCGACATCAATGTAGGAGGAATTCGTTTTACAAAGTCGAAAAACGGCGGAGAGAATGGCATCACACTTCTTGGCGACACGCTCAAATTTGTGGCCGGTCCTCAAACTGATTATTTCCGTTCCCCGGATGGAAGCGTAGTCAATAACTCTGCGGTCATCTTCACAGAGGTTGACAACACCAAACCTTTCACTTTCACGGCTAAAGTGCAGCCTGAATTCACTGAAACCGGAACTTATTCGGCAGGGGTGATATATGCTTATGAAAACGACACACATTGTCAAAAACTATGTTTCGAGCAGGATGAGTATGGCGATCACCGAGTGGTGTCAGTTCGCACATTAGGCACCTCTGATGACAATAACCATCAGGCAATCACGGCTCCATACGTTTATATGAGATTATCCTCCGATGGCACAACCCTTGGTAGCTATTTCTCAGAAGATGGTAAAATATGGCGTATGGCCCGACTCTATAAGAATGACTTTCCTGAAAAATTGCTTATAGGCATCAGTTCACAGAGTCCTAAGGATAATGAACACACCTGCCTATTCACCGAAGTATCTCTGACAGATAAACCTGTCGCTGACTTTAGAAAGGGTAATATAGCAGAATAA
- a CDS encoding acyltransferase produces the protein MNQFAGKLELEAGITVLQNECERIFSSVPIHFGKGVSLTHGASIYCTGVGDDIYIGDNNIIGGELILFPGARIGNRCVFGTGTIIVAGSFSVGNGCVMSHGCTITQDVPDNSLVVGRRGLIFNK, from the coding sequence ATGAATCAATTTGCTGGTAAATTAGAATTGGAAGCAGGCATAACAGTTCTGCAAAATGAATGTGAACGTATTTTTAGTTCTGTGCCAATTCATTTTGGTAAAGGCGTTTCTCTTACACACGGAGCTTCTATTTATTGCACAGGAGTTGGTGATGACATCTATATCGGAGATAATAATATCATAGGAGGAGAACTTATTTTGTTTCCGGGAGCAAGAATAGGCAATCGTTGTGTTTTTGGTACAGGAACTATAATTGTCGCGGGTAGCTTTAGTGTTGGTAATGGTTGTGTCATGTCACATGGATGTACCATAACCCAAGATGTTCCTGATAATTCGTTGGTAGTAGGCCGTAGAGGATTGATATTCAACAAATAA